The window GAGTCTCTTGTGTTTCTTTGTAAGTATTTAAAAGAATTTGAAAAAGTGAAGATTTTTGTAAGTTGGCAGATTTCTTAGTTTTTTTGCTCTTTCTCTGGTTTTTATTCTGGTCGGGCTGGGGGGTAAATTGGGAAAGAATTTCAATGGCTTTAGTACGAATTACATTTAAGCTACATTGGCTTTCTTGTTCGAGTTCTTGATCGCTTTTGAGGATTGTGAGCCAACGTTCTTTGCCTTCTATTTGCCGCTTTCTTCGTTTTTGCAAAGCAAACCAGGATTTATATACATAATTTACTAAAGCGATCGCGGAAGTGTAAAAGCGTCCAGGTTGACCAGCAAAACGCTCTTGAGTTTTGAGGGAAATAACAAGTGTTGTGAGGAATTCGGTAGGTATTTTGCCTTTTTCTAGCCAGGTTTCAAATTCTGGGTGTTTTCCTACCTGTGCCAATAATTCATTGATGAGTGGTGTATTTTTTTCAGCCATCAGTTCCCACAGTTGACGGAGACTGTCTTCTTCAGCAACCAAGCGACATTGAATTGTAATAACGCTCATGGTGTCCTCAGCTTTGTGGATTCAGCAAAACTGACAGGGTTGTTAATTGTTTTTTACTACCAATAGTATAGCGCAATACCGCAATGACGCAATGACGCAAATGTTTTTTTTGCTGAGAGGCTGTGCAAAAATGAAAGCCGCAAGCTTTGGCTTCAAATTAGGATGGCAGAAGAAACTAGAGAAGTTCGGGGGAGACTCCCTAAAGACTTAAAAATCGCGTTTGAAATCGCCTGTGCGCGTCTGGAATTGACCCAGACTGCGGCTTTGGAGGAGGCAATTCGAGATTGGTTGCAAAAAAAAGAGTCCCCTGCTGGTGGAGAGTCTCAGGGGAGTTAATGGGGGCGATCGCACACTACACCAGTAATGTGTGTCGCACTTCTCAAATTTTCAAATCCGAAATCTGGTAACAAATTAATATAATGTCAAAAATACTTTGTAATCACTTTTTATCCCTCTTCTATACGGGACGATAAAAACCTATTACCAAGCAAACCAGTCACATCATCAGTAATTAGCCAAACTTGGTGTTATTTCTGTCCAATGAGTTGAGCAATTGCTTTGGCTAATTCGGATGGCTCTGCTGCTTTGGATATATGCTTTTGGAAATCGGTGGTTCTGGCTTGGTTTTGGTCAATGTACTCAGTGTAAGAGGTTAAAGCGATGGCGGGAATTTGTCCACCATTTTCTGGTGGCCATTTTCTAATTTCCTGTATCAACATATCACCTATATTGAGGGGCCCCTCAACATCGCTTAATAGTACATCGGGCTTTGAGCGAGCTAAGAATTCCAAGGCTTCTGCGGCTGATGCTACTGTTGTTATAGTTGCACCGTACTTTTCTAGCACATAGCTAAAAAAATCTCGCACATCTGCCTCATCATCCACTAAGAGAATCTGCACTCCCGCTAATAATGTATCTTGATTATCCAATTCTGCAACATTAGGCTTACTAATCAAGACTTGGTTCTCAGGATTTTTGTGCAATGGTAACTGGACTGTAAAGGTCGCTCCTTGCCCTTTTCCTGGGCTTTCTGCCTGGATTGTACCGCCATGTAATTCGACTAGATACCTGACAATTGCTAGTCCAATTCCTAAACCACCGAAAGCCCTTTGTTGCTGAGAATCTTCTTGGCGAAAGTATTCAAAGACGTGGGGTAAAAATTCTGCTTTAATCCCCAAACCTGTATCTATTACCTGAATTTGAGCATATCTTTCTACTTTGTCTAAAAGCACTTCTACCTGCCCTTCATAGGGGGTAAATTTAACAGCATTCGTAATTAAATTCCAAATTACCTGTTGTAAGCGATCCCTATCACCCATCACTAATATGGGTTCATTACCGAATTTGGTCTGTATTTGTATGGACTTAGCTTCAGCTGCTAAACGTACTTTTTCTAGTGCCGTTTTGATTGTTGTGACTAAATCGACGACAGAAATATTCAGAATCATTTCTCCTCGTAATGTGCGTGAAAGATCAAGCAAGTCGTCAATTAACTGCATTTCTAATTTAGCGTTGCGCTCGATTGTTTCTAGCGCCCTCTCCACTTTTTCTGAATCTAGCCTGCCAGACCTCAGCAATTGAGTCCAACCAAGGATGGGATTGAGGGGAGTCCGCAGTTCATGGGAGAGAACGGCTAAAAATTCATCTTTCACTCGGTTTGTTAACTCTGCGTTTTGTTTATGATTTAGCTCTGCATCGATACTAAGTTGACAAAAAACTGCTACAGAAGGAGATACACTTGACTCTAATTCTGCCCAAGATTTTTGTACTTGAGCCAGTAATCGTCCCATCATCAAATTTTCATCTTGCGGATTTTTCATCCATTCCTCATAGGCATCTTCAACCAAGAGAATCAATCGTCGTAATGGACGGTTTTCCTTGCGCCATTCATCGAAAAGTTTCCAACCTTCCATCAAAGCTTCATGAGCCAAATCGATCCAAATTTCTCCCGTATCTTCAGTGTCACATACTAGCAAGCGACTTTGAATCAGTTTCTCTAAAACATCACTTATCGCCTCTTGAGTACTTGGATTTTCACGAGCAATACTCAACAACAATTGATTTTTAAGTTGTCGCTGTCTTGTATCCTTATCTTCTGTACCTGTACGCAATAGTTTTAAGAAAATCTGCTTTATCCAACCTTGCTGTTTTTCAGTGAAACTTGCATATAGCTTATCTGCGTGACGATTTAATGCCCCAATAACGCCACCTAGTTCGTTAAACTTAGCAAGTGTTAACTGGTGATTTTTTTGACCGCGGTGTTCCCAAAGTTCGGTAAGAGCAAACTGCAATAATGGTAAGCAGCCTTTCTCTTGTCCTAATACTTCTTGCTGAATCGCTCCTAGTAATCCCCTTTCTAGCTGATAACCTTGTAAAATAGCTGGGCATACGATCGCTTCTTCTAATTCTGCCCCCAGTAATGGTGGCATATACACAGCTTGTTCCTGAATTATTTGTGTCAGCGACTCATAGCTTAAACAGTATTCCAAAAAATCCGCGCGCATTGTGGTGACAATTGCTAACCGCCCTTGAGAAACTTGGGTTAACAACTCAATACATAGCTGTCTCTCTTCTTCTCTAGCACCAAGGGTAAAAATTTCTTCAAATTGATCTACTACCAATAAACAACGCTCAGAACTAGTCAGCCGAGAAATTACAGCAGATAAACCTGCTGTGTCAATTAAAGCCGCAATTTCTCTAATTTCTGTGCGTCCAAACAACTGTGTAAAGGCTCGTTTTAACTCTGCTAATGGTTCAACTCCGGGTAGAATTGGTTCTAAAACCCGCCAACCATTTTTTTCTAACACCGGAATCAAACCAGCCCGCACTACCGAAGATTTACCACTTCCCGACGCACCAATAATCGGGACAAAATTAGCCTGGCTCAGTTTTTTAATT is drawn from Aulosira sp. FACHB-615 and contains these coding sequences:
- a CDS encoding ATP-binding protein, which translates into the protein MARYALVVGITDYKIPLKNLSKPATDAEAVAQVLQAYGDFEDIKLLKGNVTKQQLGDALKILLRRQAVNHEAIIYFTGHGITVSDLELETQQAYLATSDLKIVTQGDTIVEQTSGISLINLNQLITESHLSSLVVLLDCCHSGHFLERHLIEKTLTAFSSQRDYYFIAACRDFQQAYAKKNEQHSIFTTALLRGLSAENANDNGQVTGDRIFDMIASELKGSGQEPIRMGWGRSINLVKYPPKQTTAVIDETCPYQGLRPFGKEQARFFFGRYQVIQQLIKKLSQANFVPIIGASGSGKSSVVRAGLIPVLEKNGWRVLEPILPGVEPLAELKRAFTQLFGRTEIREIAALIDTAGLSAVISRLTSSERCLLVVDQFEEIFTLGAREEERQLCIELLTQVSQGRLAIVTTMRADFLEYCLSYESLTQIIQEQAVYMPPLLGAELEEAIVCPAILQGYQLERGLLGAIQQEVLGQEKGCLPLLQFALTELWEHRGQKNHQLTLAKFNELGGVIGALNRHADKLYASFTEKQQGWIKQIFLKLLRTGTEDKDTRQRQLKNQLLLSIARENPSTQEAISDVLEKLIQSRLLVCDTEDTGEIWIDLAHEALMEGWKLFDEWRKENRPLRRLILLVEDAYEEWMKNPQDENLMMGRLLAQVQKSWAELESSVSPSVAVFCQLSIDAELNHKQNAELTNRVKDEFLAVLSHELRTPLNPILGWTQLLRSGRLDSEKVERALETIERNAKLEMQLIDDLLDLSRTLRGEMILNISVVDLVTTIKTALEKVRLAAEAKSIQIQTKFGNEPILVMGDRDRLQQVIWNLITNAVKFTPYEGQVEVLLDKVERYAQIQVIDTGLGIKAEFLPHVFEYFRQEDSQQQRAFGGLGIGLAIVRYLVELHGGTIQAESPGKGQGATFTVQLPLHKNPENQVLISKPNVAELDNQDTLLAGVQILLVDDEADVRDFFSYVLEKYGATITTVASAAEALEFLARSKPDVLLSDVEGPLNIGDMLIQEIRKWPPENGGQIPAIALTSYTEYIDQNQARTTDFQKHISKAAEPSELAKAIAQLIGQK